The following proteins come from a genomic window of Sorghum bicolor cultivar BTx623 chromosome 3, Sorghum_bicolor_NCBIv3, whole genome shotgun sequence:
- the LOC8079518 gene encoding uncharacterized protein LOC8079518 — protein sequence MVHEQSSGNHHHHHQQQLPRFGARAGAGAATGVSRPSKKSKVNKAPQRGLGVAQLEKLRMEEQKKMEGAATAMSVSGAAHLGGAGGGLGHLLPMHPPPPPPPLSLSALPRPGADGGGVHCGYPPVLWDPSSADPMKNLYKRSLCSQPSLPSWHGQVSTGLSLTASSSHPTEPPSNQMYSSSSSSVCRSSAAAPAPADDEREAAGVDRSWPFMFEGLNTTAFRTTMGKAPFAPRTTREAAAGLPDVCPDLSRYEFRASNYLSSNASYSDWPSEFGHCKSSKDSEAAYLTLNAQPTPRMKSQQPPALPPIHLPEFGDFGVMQSQHGSASASSSSSSSRPFYSFMPVGPVRCERPLSEIKADASDGVDLELKL from the exons ATGGTGCATGAGCAGAGCAGCggcaaccaccaccaccaccaccagcagcagctgcCGAGGTTCGGCGCCCGCGCCGGCGCGGGCGCGGCCACCGGCGTGTCGCGGCCGTCGAAGAAGAGCAAGGTCAACAAGGCCCCGCAGCGCGGCCTCGGCGTGGCGCAGCTCGAGAAGCTCCGGatggaggagcagaagaagatggAGGGAGCCGCCACCGCCATGTCGGTGTCGGGGGCCGCGCACCTCGGCGGCGCAGGCGGTGGGCTCGGCCACCTCCTCCCGATgcaccctcctcctccaccgccgccgctgtCGCTCAGCGCCCTGCCGAGGCCCGgcgcggacggcggcggcgtgcaCTGCGGCTACCCGCCGGTGCTCTGGGACCCGTCGTCCGCGGACCCCATGAAGAATCTGTACAAGAGGAGCCTGTGCTCGCAGCCTTCACTTCCATCG TGGCATGGGCAGGTGAGCACGGGCTTGTCGCTGACGGCGTCGTCGAGCCACCCAACGGAGCCCCCTTCAAACCAAAtgtacagcagcagcagcagcagcgtttGCAGGAGcagcgcggcggcgccggcgccggccgaCGACGAGAGG GAGGCGGCCGGCGTGGATCGATCCTGGCCCTTCATGTTCGAGGGCCTCAACACGACTGCCTTCCGGACGACGATGGGCAAAGCGCCTTTCGCCCCCAGGACGACGAGAGAGGCCGCCGCCGGCTTGCCTGATGTCTGTCCTGACCTGAGCAGATACGAGTTCAGAGCCTCAAACTATCTCAG CTCGAATGCGAGTTATTCAGACTGGCCATCGGAGTTTGGGCACTGCAAGAGCAGCAAGGACAGCGAGGCTGCCTACCTTACCTTGAACGCACAGCCCACGCCACGCATGAAGTCGCAGCAGCCTCCTGCGCTCCCCCCGATCCACCTCCCGGAGTTCGGCGACTTCGGCGTCATGCAGTCTCag catgggagcgcttcagcgtcgtcgtcgtcgtcgtcatcgcggCCGTTCTACAGCTTCATGCCGGTTGGCCCAGTTCGCTGCGAGAGACCGCTGAGCGAGATCAAGGCCGACGCCTCTGACGGCGTCGACCTGGAGCTGAAGCTGTGA
- the LOC8079519 gene encoding uncharacterized protein LOC8079519: MPYTGGDRGGSAAGEDGDLHYCDLFRCFCCWRTSCSPRIPRVVPGRDYVCIAAPAHGGGADHRPLCSVLVGCTSFGGPFRHNLRLHRFRVAQSGRVIGQSDDLLEPLFGVSPSDVPSIGHADDGQTEFDDAMAALGPDGKHLYIICVHRPVLSSDVASCGGGRATEIVVFPPKVFRVDTGDMSLSPMRPLPFTRASYEAISAHGALWVPVVLLTKAVENCPSEWRLFIYRLVEVDDDDGSWVEVTSADFQYELSRGFRYGGTLIQGYAVISDRFILLSFIDSTFFCFDCANGTLAPVTTEESSSSTLLLHQYVPISGKGVHFEGAIYFIRGTKLFAYRYSPLDPRPLAPPLEIDTIWPYDEEGYGFVVHLAGHILCAVWINMKRRCGCTTRHVLITTFNIGGHTHGTGCFIPSDVEVLHSTCRRIGMLRTEEPRPECYDFFCFLQEYPDTEPRFDPSVPSELGVFDGIHRWRRQKTSSRSLDLSHKVKISGFVDLGDDAFMISDAETNNCFLFDLKRGEWFAVEPPRGYIFWQYAAGLLNGRSIFAEGFIYTCSAGGLIAFELIDKNDSYCLGQPIMLNSSWKYIFGERRFLSFDSVCKGEIDSSIVFCVVQGCPMAVPFTSRHHFAATTVHVKLQKTLRETKEPVSIDRVGVVCSSIDQNGRILTNYAFAL; encoded by the exons ATGCCGTATACCGGCGGCGATCGAGGAGGTAGTGCGGCGGGGGAAGACGGCGACCTGCATTACTGCGATCTGTTCCGTTGCTTCTGCTGTTGGCGGACAAGCTGCTCGCCCCGCATCCCGCGCGTCGTGCCCGGCAGGGACTACGTGTGCATTGCGGCCCCGgcccacggcggcggcgcggaccaCCGGCCGCTGTGCTCGGTCCTCGTCGGCTGTACCTCCTTCGGCGGGCCGTTCCGCCACAACCTACGCCTCCACCGCTTCCGCGTCGCCCAGTCCGGCCGCGTCATCGGCCAGAGCGACGACCTGCTCGAACCCTTGTTCGGCGTGTCCCCGAGCGACGTGCCGTCGATCGGCCACGCTGACGATGGGCAGACGGAGTTCGACGACGCCATGGCCGCGCTAGGCCCCGACGGCAAGCATCTTTACATCATCTGTGTGCACCGGCCTGTGCTCAGCTCGGATGTCGCCAGCTGCGGCGGCGGACGAGCCACCGAGATAGTGGTGTTTCCTCCCAAAGTATTTCGTGTGGACACAGGTGACATGAGCCTGTCTCCTATGCGGCCTCTCCCGTTCACTCGTGCGTCATACGAAGCTATTTCAGCGCACGGTGCACTCTGGGTGCCGGTCGTATTATTGACCAAGGCGGTGGAGAATTGCCCGAGCGAGTGGCGTCTCTTCATCTACCGGCTGGTTGAGGTTGACGACGATGATGGCAGCTGGGTAGAGGTCACAAGTGCCGATTTCCAATACGAACTGTCACGTGGATTCAGATATGGTGGCACTCTCATTCAGGGCTATGCTGTTATCAGCGACAGATTCATCCTACTATCATTCATCGACTCCACCTTCTTTTGCTTTGACTGTGCCAACGGCACCTTGGCCCCTGTCACCACTGAAGAAAGTTCAAGCTcaacccttcttcttcatcagtaTGTCCCTATCTCTGGCAAAGGGGTGCATTTCGAAGGCGCTATCTACTTCATACGGGGCACCAAGCTGTTTGCATACAGGTACTCGCCATTGGATCCCAGGCCACTTGCACCTCCTCTAGAGATTGACACTATTTGGCCATACGATGAGGAAGGATATGGCTTCGTTGTGCACCTCGCTGGGCACATCCTGTGCGCTGTTTGGATCAACATGAAACGCCGATGTGGGTGTACCACACGACATGTCCTGATCACCACATTCAATATCGGAGGTCACACTCATGGCACCGGCTGCTTCATCCCCAGCGATGTTGAGGTCCTTCACTCCACGTGCCGCAGGATAGGCATGCTCAGGACTGAAGAGCCTAGGCCCGAATGCTACGACTTTTTCTGTTTCTTGCA GGAATATCCGGATACTGAACCCAGGTTTGATCCCTCTGTGCCTTCAGAGCTGGGGGTTTTTGATGGTATCCACCGA TGGAGGCGGCAGAAGACATCATCAAGGTCTCTTGATTTGTCACACAAGGTTAAGATTTCAGGATTTGTAGACCTTGGTGATGATGCCTTCATGATATCAGATGCTGAGACAAATAATTGCTTTCTGTTTGATCTGAAGAGAGGGGAGTGGTTTGCTGTAGAGCCACCTAGAGGTTACATTTTTTGGCAATATGCTGCTGGTTTACTGAATGGGAGAAGCATATTTGCAGAGGGTTTCATATACACATGTTCAGCTGGTGGTCTTATTGCTTTTGAGCTTATTGACAAGAATGATTCATATTGCCTAGGCCAACCTATAATGTTGAATTCTTCTTGGAAGTATATCTTCGGTGAGAGGAGGTTTCTTTCCTTTGATTCAGTCTGCAAAGGAGAAATTGATAGTAGCATTGTATTCTGTGTGGTCCAGGGATGTCCTATGGCAGTTCCTTTTACATCTCGTCACCACTTTGCCGCTACCACGGTACATGTGAAGCTTCAGAAAACACTACGGGAGACAAAGGAACCTGTCAGCATTGACCGTGTTGGTGTCGTTTGTTCATCAATTGATCAAAACGGGAGGATCCTTACTAACTACGCGTTTGCTCTGTAG